The following coding sequences are from one Clostridioides difficile ATCC 9689 = DSM 1296 window:
- a CDS encoding Bro-N domain-containing protein encodes MKNELMMFEGKEIEVFEFEGRILFNSKDVVNCLDIKNVNENIRLMNEKQVVKLRNSDISNTDIRKLNNAGENFLTESGVYKLIFKSRKEEAERFQGWISDEVLPSIRQTGAYINNNAIPKS; translated from the coding sequence ATGAAAAATGAATTAATGATGTTTGAAGGAAAAGAGATTGAAGTATTTGAATTTGAAGGAAGAATTTTATTCAACTCAAAAGATGTAGTAAACTGTTTAGACATAAAAAATGTTAATGAGAATATAAGACTTATGAATGAAAAGCAAGTTGTAAAGTTAAGAAATTCGGATATCAGTAATACTGACATCCGAAAACTTAATAATGCTGGAGAAAATTTTCTTACTGAAAGTGGAGTGTATAAATTAATCTTTAAATCAAGAAAAGAAGAAGCTGAGAGATTCCAAGGCTGGATAAGTGATGAAGTTTTACCAAGCATAAGACAAACTGGTGCATACATAAATAATAATGCAATACCGAAAAGTTGA
- the srl gene encoding virulence factor Srl encodes MNKIATKSRAEYMKNRRKDKRGFSVLLDKEKLDKFDEVLEEKNLTKKEWLEEKIDEELEQKE; translated from the coding sequence GTGAATAAAATAGCAACTAAAAGTAGGGCAGAGTATATGAAAAATCGTCGAAAAGATAAAAGAGGTTTTAGTGTACTTTTAGACAAAGAAAAGTTAGATAAATTTGATGAAGTGTTAGAGGAAAAGAATCTAACCAAGAAAGAATGGCTAGAAGAAAAAATCGACGAGGAACTGGAACAAAAGGAATAA
- a CDS encoding type I toxin-antitoxin system toxin: protein MDNFLFNVLASVTASYIVYLISKLIKKVKSHSTAKSDLKIDINFKYHRKK, encoded by the coding sequence ATGGATAATTTTTTATTTAATGTGTTAGCTAGTGTAACAGCTAGTTACATAGTTTATTTGATTAGCAAGTTAATCAAAAAAGTAAAAAGCCACTCTACCGCAAAGAGTGACTTAAAGATTGATATAAATTTTAAATATCATCGTAAAAAATAA
- a CDS encoding DUF6054 family protein: MARDVFSVKMTPLEAQKMVEKNLEADLVSVDIYNLENNKSIIVTIFEKYYARSNSDAGLVVICENTTGKTLVKITSTGSAIGLFQIDWGTGNNLIKRVKKILIDYII; encoded by the coding sequence ATGGCAAGAGATGTATTTAGTGTAAAGATGACACCACTAGAAGCACAGAAAATGGTAGAAAAAAATTTGGAAGCAGATTTAGTTTCTGTTGATATTTATAACCTAGAAAATAATAAGTCTATAATAGTTACAATCTTTGAAAAATATTATGCAAGAAGCAATAGTGATGCAGGTTTGGTAGTGATTTGTGAAAATACTACAGGAAAAACACTTGTTAAAATTACCTCAACTGGTAGTGCAATTGGACTATTTCAGATTGATTGGGGAACAGGTAATAATTTGATTAAAAGAGTAAAAAAAATACTTATTGATTATATTATTTAA